From the Hylaeus volcanicus isolate JK05 chromosome 4, UHH_iyHylVolc1.0_haploid, whole genome shotgun sequence genome, one window contains:
- the LOC128876022 gene encoding uncharacterized protein LOC128876022 isoform X1, which yields MHIVCKCLNVSIKSRGTELQKVNIDDIELSPQDQVDGFFGQNLATISELEGITKEQPGLVEIRNVGSWVIHRCYNCSMYTHAVHRDYGAALVLINRDIVTSPEEINKLKSSPDYSPIFRIILPCNTLDEFDYLQQPTKFSVSQLPVNVQMALGNLQKQLEEAVQRQSAEIEDKIRAFTAEQYQLLEQFRERAHKEHRILTSRLISKGEETSRLTNNIETPPTTPDSFTTSLTTSATNMVNPTSQIISNETKIVTGPNVKHEAAGAKYSPNSLVNGNVDKKDRLYIYTKEPTSFDTEALFPLEGMEDSHTTDPVQSSEEGSDTDDSGQDEGIHMPRGQRGGHPTLAKSLPVSVPSFPPFVHRTVQDQDGDQLSRDPHDPHNIRASIKALAKSVHGDTVFGDLPRPRFSTQI from the exons ATGCATATTGTGTGTAAATGTTTGAACGTGTCCATAAAATCGAGGGGCACTGAACTGCAAAAGGTCAACATCGACGATATTGAATTGTCACCTCAAGATCAGGTCGACGGTTTCTTTGGTCAG aACCTTGCAACAATATCAGAACTTGAAGGTATCACTAAAGAACAACCAGGTTTAGTGGAGATAAGGAATGTAGGATCATGGGTTATTCACCGTTGTTATAATTGTTCAATGTACACACATGCTGTACATAGAGACTATGGTGCTGCTTTAGTTCTTATTAACCGTGATATTGTT ACTTCACCTGAAGAAATAAACAAGTTAAAGTCCAGTCCAGATTATAGTccaatatttagaataatactTCCTTGTAATACTTTGGATGAATTTGATTACCTTCAGCAGCCCACCAAATTTTCTg TATCACAGTTACCCGTCAATGTACAAATGGCTTTGGGTAATCTCCAAAAGCAGCTTGAAGAAGCTGTCCAACGACAGTCTGCAGAAATAGAAGATAAAATTCGTGCTTTCACAGCAGAGCAGTATCAACTATTAGAGCAGTTTCGTGAAAGAGCTCATAAGGAGCATAGAATTTTGACAAG CAGGTTAATATCCAAAGGAGAAGAAACAAGTAGATTAACAAACAATATAGAAACACCTCCTACAACCCCAGATAGCTTTACAACCAGTTTAACTACCTCTGCAACTAATATGGTAAACCCAACATCGCAAATAATAtctaatgaaacaaaaattgttactgGTCCTAATGTTAAACATGAAGCAGCAGGTGCTAAATATTCTCCTAATTCTCTTGTT AATGGTAATGTGGATAAGAAAGATcgattatacatatatactaaAGAACCAACTAGTTTTGACACAGAAGCTTTATTTCCTTTGGAAGGGATGGAAGATTCTCATACTACTGATCCTGTTCAATCTTCTGAAGAAGGGTCTGACACGGATG ATTCTGGCCAAGATGAAGGTATTCATATGCCAAGAGGACAGAGAGGTGGTCATCCCACGTTAGCTAAATCATTACCAGTTAGTGTACCATCTTTTCCACCATTTGTGCATAGAACAGTTCAAGATCAAGATGGTGATCag TTGTCAAGAGATCCACATGATCCACATAATATACGAGCTTCGATTAAAGCTTTAGCTAAGAGTGTTCATGGTGATACAGTATTTGGAGACTTGCCACGTCCTCGTTTCTCCACTCAAATCTGA
- the LOC128876024 gene encoding ethanolamine kinase, which translates to MDQVCIEPHLDITVDENEIVNGAKEIIKRIRPTWPLDRLDFKIFTDGITNKLIGVWYSGHYNEMVLVRVYGHKTDLLINRKDETRNIRILNKAGFTHSIYATFNNGLAYQFIEGTTLTTETVRNPNVYTLIAKRMAEMHKLKPDSSEIPKEAFIWSKVEKFMEIMPKQFSDDFKQARFEKLIKPISVLRQNYQFLKKTLSDLNGEVVFAHNDLLLGNVLYNQKENIVTFIDFEYTAYNYQAFDIANHFAEFAGIDNPDYSLYPEEELQKTWLNIYLQEYNNVNYVPENDINLLYMQVNKFVLLSHFFWGCWGLIQSEHSTIDFDFLEYAAIRFNEYFKWKEEYLDMKS; encoded by the exons ATGGACCAAGTATGCATAGAACCACATCTTGACATAACAgtagatgaaaatgaaattgtcaaTGGTGCCAAAgagataattaaaagaattaggCCAACATGGCCTTTAGATAGGCTAGATTTTAAG ATATTTACTGATGGGATTACGAATAAACTTATAGGAGTGTGGTATTCTGGGCATTACAATGAAATGGTTTTAGTTCGTGTGTATGGTCATAAGACAGATCTGCTAATTAATCGTAAGGatgaaacaagaaatattcga ATATTAAATAAGGCAGGATTTACCCATTCAATTTATGCTACTTTTAATAATGGGTTGGCTTATCAGTTTATCGAAGGTACTACGCTCACAACGGAAACGGTAAGAAATCCTAATGTATATACTTTAATTGCTAAGAGAATGGCTGAGATGCATAAACTAAAACCTGATAGCTCTGAGATACCCAAAGAAGCATTTATTTGGAGtaaagtagaaaaatttatggaaattatgccaaaacaattttctgatGATTTCAAGCAGGCAag ATTTGAGAAACTCATAAAACCAATTAGTGTGTTAAGACAAAATTATCAGTTCTTAAAGAAGACACTTTCAGATTTGAATGGGGAAGTAGTTTTTGCGCATAATGATTTGCTTCTAGGAAATGTACTGTACaatcaaaaggaaaatattgttacGTTTATCGATTTTGAATATACTGCGTACAATTACCAAGCTTTTGATATAGCTAATCATTTTGCAGAATTTGCTG gtatTGATAATCCTGATTACTCTTTGTATCCTGAAGAAGAATTGCAAAAaacatggttaaatatctATCTTCAGGAATACAATAATGTAAACTATGTACctgaaaatgatattaatttactgTATAtgcaagtaaataaatttgttcttttatcaCACTTTTTTTGGGGTTGTTGGGGACTTATACAGAGCGAACATTCAACAATTGACTTTGATTTTTTAGA GTATGCTGCAATACGATTTAATGAGTATTTCAAGTGGAAAGAAGAATACCTTGACATGaaatcatga
- the LOC128876022 gene encoding uncharacterized protein LOC128876022 isoform X2 translates to MHIVCKCLNVSIKSRGTELQKVNIDDIELSPQDQVDGFFGQNLATISELEGITKEQPGLVEIRNVGSWVIHRCYNCSMYTHAVHRDYGAALVLINRDIVTSPEEINKLKSSPDYSPIFRIILPCNTLDEFDYLQQPTKFSVSQLPVNVQMALGNLQKQLEEAVQRQSAEIEDKIRAFTAEQYQLLEQFRERAHKEHRILTRLISKGEETSRLTNNIETPPTTPDSFTTSLTTSATNMVNPTSQIISNETKIVTGPNVKHEAAGAKYSPNSLVNGNVDKKDRLYIYTKEPTSFDTEALFPLEGMEDSHTTDPVQSSEEGSDTDDSGQDEGIHMPRGQRGGHPTLAKSLPVSVPSFPPFVHRTVQDQDGDQLSRDPHDPHNIRASIKALAKSVHGDTVFGDLPRPRFSTQI, encoded by the exons ATGCATATTGTGTGTAAATGTTTGAACGTGTCCATAAAATCGAGGGGCACTGAACTGCAAAAGGTCAACATCGACGATATTGAATTGTCACCTCAAGATCAGGTCGACGGTTTCTTTGGTCAG aACCTTGCAACAATATCAGAACTTGAAGGTATCACTAAAGAACAACCAGGTTTAGTGGAGATAAGGAATGTAGGATCATGGGTTATTCACCGTTGTTATAATTGTTCAATGTACACACATGCTGTACATAGAGACTATGGTGCTGCTTTAGTTCTTATTAACCGTGATATTGTT ACTTCACCTGAAGAAATAAACAAGTTAAAGTCCAGTCCAGATTATAGTccaatatttagaataatactTCCTTGTAATACTTTGGATGAATTTGATTACCTTCAGCAGCCCACCAAATTTTCTg TATCACAGTTACCCGTCAATGTACAAATGGCTTTGGGTAATCTCCAAAAGCAGCTTGAAGAAGCTGTCCAACGACAGTCTGCAGAAATAGAAGATAAAATTCGTGCTTTCACAGCAGAGCAGTATCAACTATTAGAGCAGTTTCGTGAAAGAGCTCATAAGGAGCATAGAATTTTGACAAG GTTAATATCCAAAGGAGAAGAAACAAGTAGATTAACAAACAATATAGAAACACCTCCTACAACCCCAGATAGCTTTACAACCAGTTTAACTACCTCTGCAACTAATATGGTAAACCCAACATCGCAAATAATAtctaatgaaacaaaaattgttactgGTCCTAATGTTAAACATGAAGCAGCAGGTGCTAAATATTCTCCTAATTCTCTTGTT AATGGTAATGTGGATAAGAAAGATcgattatacatatatactaaAGAACCAACTAGTTTTGACACAGAAGCTTTATTTCCTTTGGAAGGGATGGAAGATTCTCATACTACTGATCCTGTTCAATCTTCTGAAGAAGGGTCTGACACGGATG ATTCTGGCCAAGATGAAGGTATTCATATGCCAAGAGGACAGAGAGGTGGTCATCCCACGTTAGCTAAATCATTACCAGTTAGTGTACCATCTTTTCCACCATTTGTGCATAGAACAGTTCAAGATCAAGATGGTGATCag TTGTCAAGAGATCCACATGATCCACATAATATACGAGCTTCGATTAAAGCTTTAGCTAAGAGTGTTCATGGTGATACAGTATTTGGAGACTTGCCACGTCCTCGTTTCTCCACTCAAATCTGA